The nucleotide sequence GCACAACTATTCAATCAATATTACTGATACAAGCAGTGTTTCAAATCGAAGTGATATAACTGCCATGTCAAATTACATTCAGTCCATGAAGTTAGAACAGAAAGTTATGAAAATTGGAAACCGTCCCGATTTCGGTATTCGGGTAGAGCATATGCAAATGTTTGGAATGCCCAATCAATGGTCAGTCATGGGTATGATGACTATTCCTATTGTGCCTTGGTCTTCTAAAATGTATAATTCAGAAAACAAGTCATTGGGTTTTCAAATCCAGTCAATGGAACAGGAGAAACTAAGCATGGAACTGATGGCAAAAAGAATGTTGTCTGAAAAACTCGCTATGCTCAATTACGAAAATGCACAATACCAGAGCTACATAAATAACATTATTCCCGCTTATGAAAACAACCTGCAAGCCAACCTGCTTGCATACAAACAAAACACAGGCGATTTTTTTGTATTGCTTGATGCTTGGGAAATGTTGCTGATGAAAAAACTGGAAGCGTATGACAAATTGTTCAACATCTTAAAATTAGAAGCAGAATATGAATACGAGAAAGAAATTAAATAGCATCGGCTTCTTTGCTTTGCTGTTGATATTTACAGTATTGTCATCATGCAAAAACAAACACGAAAATCATCAGCAGGAAATCAGCCATGAGCAACACAGCGGTGCAGTCTACACCTGTCCTATGCACCCCGAAATAATCAGCGACCAACCCGGCAACTGCCCAATTTGTAAAATGAAATTGGTGTTGGTCGAGGAAGAACTTATTCAAGCCATATCTCCAAGCAAACAAGTTTTATCAAGACAAGCTACTGTAAAATTGCAATCAGGCATCAACGGTGATATAATAAAAGCACAAGGTTACATCACTACCGACCCAAACAGAAACAAATCTGTTGCAGCCCGTTTCAGTGGCAGAATTGAAAAACTCTATGTTAAATTCAGTAACCAATATGTAAAGCAAGGTGATAAGATCATGGACATATACAGCCCCGATTTACGCACATTTCAGGAAGAACATCTCTTTATCCTGAAATCTAATAACGAAAATAGTTTAATAGAAAAATCAAGAGAAAAACTTCGTTTGTTGGGAATTACCGACAATCAAATTACGCAGTTAGAAAAAAATGAAACAGTAGCTTTAACTATTCCTGTTTACAGCCCTACTAACGGTTATGTATTTTTCTCAGAGCAATCACAACAGCAAAATTCTGGCACAAAGAATAATTCTGCCATGAACACAATG is from Bacteroidota bacterium and encodes:
- a CDS encoding efflux RND transporter periplasmic adaptor subunit; translation: MNTRKKLNSIGFFALLLIFTVLSSCKNKHENHQQEISHEQHSGAVYTCPMHPEIISDQPGNCPICKMKLVLVEEELIQAISPSKQVLSRQATVKLQSGINGDIIKAQGYITTDPNRNKSVAARFSGRIEKLYVKFSNQYVKQGDKIMDIYSPDLRTFQEEHLFILKSNNENSLIEKSREKLRLLGITDNQITQLEKNETVALTIPVYSPTNGYVFFSEQSQQQNSGTKNNSAMNTMNMKQNTNNESSYAASASQIREGMYVNEGQTLFSVNDLQEVWALVSVSNQYANQILENQSVEIVSENNPSKTLKGKVALIEQTFEEANQRFARVRIVLPNPNNSLKINSLVTAQFTLSKSKNMQVPSSAVYKTGLNAFVWVKTDTTQNGTGIFQLRKVIAGTSANGMITIQSGLSPNEEIAKEAGLMTDSETFLNAN